In Helianthus annuus cultivar XRQ/B chromosome 8, HanXRQr2.0-SUNRISE, whole genome shotgun sequence, a single genomic region encodes these proteins:
- the LOC110873901 gene encoding uncharacterized protein LOC110873901 translates to MASSASASSNHRRKHVASESMEMEEIVKHMSNLPSYLERGKPIQDRALNFGVLDWGRLEQWQYHHHHHHHKQGVVGTNKHSASSSVLSSGSSLLSHLNMSHEEISTKDAPVNHSSEKKTTNQSRTKTTESRSSVDMGTFQTASSSSSSSLSFFSKGKMKIQDELENEIGNLQDSSYGHNTVLLNAEKSEEIYSDSNESSSKRNARKHRFRMIFKSEAAKHPISQNLTEDSKNKEKVKTGLGNCKEVRVDNSCGNEMNLSSSRKQALFQVAVKNGRPLFTFAVDDTNNDIVAATVRNLSGKDDTNSWIYTFFTVHEVKKKKSGWLYHGSKDKDHGYLPNVTAQMKVSNPTDCTTREFVLSSVDSGQPDHQILDVQLENELAAIVVRFPREEDDEEDHDCFSMTVILPGGHHSIPRKGDPSPLIQRWRSGGRCDCDGWDVGCRLRILTNKVQSHRRSNPPESFDLFLQEDVTNERPFFSLSPVKEGIFSVDYSSSLPLLHAFSICISVIECRKSSRYTELKTYVAKQVDDDVAPISYASLPLVSPVGRIQLDI, encoded by the exons ATGGCATCGTCAGCGTCGGCGTCTTCAAATCACAGACGAAAACATGTTGCAAGCGAATCTATGGAAATGGAGGAAATTGTTAAACACATGTCGAATTTGCCGAGTTATTTAGAGAGAGGAAAGCCGATTCAAGATAGAGCTTTGAACTTTGGTGTTTTGGACTGGGGGCGTTTAGAGCAATggcaatatcatcatcatcatcatcatcacaaacagGGTGTTGTCGGAACCAACAAACATTCGGCATCTAGCAGCGTTTTAAGCAGTGGATCATCTCTCCTATCTCATTTGAACATGTCTCATGAGGAGATTTCCACTAAAGATGCTCCGGTTAATCACTCTAGTGAGAAGAAAACTACCAACCAATCAAGAACGAAAACGACCGAATCAAGATCATCAGTCGATATGGGAACTTTTCAaacagcatcatcatcatcatcatcatcattgtcgTTTTTTTCAAAGGGGAAGATGAAAATACAAGATGAGTTGGAAAATGAAATTGGGAATCTGCAAGATTCGTCTTACGGACACAACACTGTACTCCTTAACGCTGAAAAATCTGAAGAAATCTATTCAGATTCGAATGAATCAAGTTCTAAAAGAAACGCTAGAAAACACCGGTTTAGAATGATCTTTAAGTCTGAAGCGGCTAAACATCCGATTTCTCAAAATCTAACTGAAGAttcaaaaaataaagaaaaagtgAAGACGGGTCTCGGAAATTGTAAGGAAGTCAGAGTTGATAATTCATGTGGGAATGAAATGAATTTGTCATCATCAAGAAAACAAGCTCTTTTTCAAGTGGCGGTTAAAAATGGCCGTCCTTTATTTACGTTTGCCGTTGATGATACAAACAACGATATAGTTGCAGCAACGGTAAGAAATTTATCCGGGAAAGATGACACAAACAGTTGGATCTATACGTTTTTCACGGTTCATGAAGTTAAGAAAAAGAAAAGTGGTTGGTTATACCATGGTTCTAAAGATAAAGACCATGGTTATCTCCCTAATGTAACAGCCCAAATGAAGGTTTCAAATCCTACTGATTGTACCACTAGGGAGTTTGTTTTATCTTCTGTTGACTCGGGTCAACCCGACCACCAAATCCTGGATGTCCAGCTGGAAAATGAGCTGGCAGCTATAGTTGTAAGGTTTCCAAGagaggaggatgatgaagaggatcATGATTGTTTTAGCATGACGGTTATTCTACCTGGCGGTCATCATAGTATACCAAGAAAAGGAGACCCTTCACCGCTAATCCAACGGTGGAGATCTGGTGGCAGATGTGATTGTGACGGTTGGGATGTCGGCTGCAGATTGAGAATACTTACTAACAAGGTCCAATCTCATAGAAGATCAAACCCACCTGAAAGTTTTGACCTTTTCCTTCAG GAAGATGTTACAAACGAGAGACCCTTCTTCAGTCTTTCACCAGTAAAAGAAGGAATATTTTCAGTCGACTATAGTTCATCATTACCACTGCTACACGCGTTCTCGATCTGTATATCAGTCATCGAATGTAGAAAATCGTCTCGTTATACAGAACTCAAAACATATGTTGCCAAACAAGTCGATGATGACGTGGCTCCTATAAGCTATGCTTCACTTCCACTTGTTTCTCCTGTTGGAAGGATCCAGTTAGATATATAA